A single Kryptolebias marmoratus isolate JLee-2015 linkage group LG7, ASM164957v2, whole genome shotgun sequence DNA region contains:
- the gmpr2 gene encoding GMP reductase 2, translating to MPRIENDIKLDFKDVLLRPKRSTLKSRSEVDLMRSFTFRNSKGSYRGIPIIAANMDTVGTFEMALALHQFSLFTAVHKHYTTDEWLEFATKHPECLESVAVSTGTGDGDFEKLSAVLEVVPQLKYICVDVANGYSEHFVHFVRDVRQKFPSRTIMAGNVVTGEMVEELILAGADIIKVGIGPGSVCTTRKKTGVGYPQLSAVIECADAAHGLGGHIISDGGCTCPGDVSKAFGAGADFVMVGGMLAGHSESSGEVIEKNGKKYKLFYGMSSDTAMKKHAGGVAEYRASEGKTVEVPYKGPVGETIRDILGGVRSTCTYVGAGKLKELSRRTTFIRVTQQLNTVFGNDS from the exons ATGCCTCGCATCGAGAACGACATCAAGCTGGACTTCAAGGACGTGCTCCTTCGGCCAAAGCGGAGCACGCTCAAGTCCAGGAGTGAG GTGGACCTGATGAGGAGCTTCACCTTCAGGAACTCGAAGGGCAGCTACAGAGGGATTCCCATCATCGCTGCCAACATGGACACCGTGGGAACCTTTGAGATGGCCCTGGCTCTGCACCAG TTCTCTCTCTTCACTGCTGTCCACAAGCATTACACGACCGATGAGTGGCTGGAGTTCGCAACCAAGCATCCCGAATGCCTGGAG AGCGTCGCCGTCAGCACCGGGACCGGAGACGGGGACTTCGAGAAGCTCTCGGCCGTCCTGGAGGTGGTGCCGCAGCTCAAGTACATCTGCGTCGACGTGGCGAACGGCTACTCCGAGCACTTCGTCCACTTTGTCCGAGATGTGCGGCAGAAGTTTCCGTCCCGCACCATAATG GCAGGGAACGTGGTGACAGGAGAAATGGTGGAAGAGTTGATCCTCGCCGGCGCTGACATCATTAAAGTAGGCATCGGACCAG GCTCCGTGTGTACAACCCGCAAGAAGACGGGGGTGGGTTACCCTCAGCTGAGCGCTGTGATTGAGTGTGCAGACGCAGCCCACGGCCTGGGCGGCCATATTATCTCT GACGGGGGGTGTACCTGTCCGGGGGACGTCTCCAAAGCTTTCG GTGCCGGAGCGGACTTCGTGATGGTGGGCGGGATGCTGGCCGGCCACTCGGAGAGCAGCGGGGAGGTCATCGAGAAAAATGGCAAGAAGTACAAGCTGTTCTACGGCATGAGCTCCGACACAGCGATGAAGAAGCACGCAGGAGGCGTGGCTGAATACAG AGCATCGGAGGGGAAGACGGTGGAGGTTCCCTACAAAGGCCCGGTGGGGGAAACGATACGGGACATCCTGGGAGGGGTCCGCTCCACCTGCACCTACGTCGGGGCGGGcaagctgaaggagctgagccgCAGGACCACCTTCATCCGCGTCACGCAGCAGCTCAACACCGTCTTCGGCAACGACAGCTGA
- the nedd8 gene encoding NEDD8 translates to MLIKVKTLTGKEIEIDIEPTDKVERIKERVEEKEGIPPQQQRLIYSGKQMNDEKTAADYKIQGGSVLHLVLALRGGRGGRPLC, encoded by the exons ATGTTGATTAAAGTGAAG ACACTCACTGGGAAGGAGATAGAGATTGACATAGAGCCAACAGATAAG GTGGAGCGAATTAAAGAAAGAGTGGAGGAGAAAGAGGGAATCCCTCCCCAGCAGCAGAGGTTGATTTACAGCGGAAAACAGAT GAATGATGAGAAAACAGCAGCCGACTATAAGATCCAAGGAGGCTCAGTTCTACACCTGGTCCTGGCtctgagaggaggaagaggaggacgccCGCTCTGCTAA
- the slc7a8a gene encoding solute carrier family 7 member 8a isoform X2, whose protein sequence is MGELLQCEVGHQSPGHLHRRQALRPRPHHHHGHRADLQRNLPRAIFISIPLVTFVYVFANIAYVTAMSPQELLASNAVAVTFGEKLMGVMSWIMPISVALSTFGGVNGSLFTSSRLFFAGAREGHLPSLLAMIHVKRCTPIPALLFTCLSTLLMLCTSDMYTLINYVGFINYLFYGVTVAGQIVIRIKQPNMQQPIKISLIWPVIYLLFWAFLLIFSLYSEPVVCGIGLAIMLTGVPVYFLGVYWENKPQCFDSFVDKMTYLGQKMCVVVYPAEESGARGDEGEEMKEVTSPLAQEDGHKSEDC, encoded by the exons ATGGGTGAACTGCTCCAGTGTGAGGTGGGCCACCAGAGTCCAGGACATCTTCACCGCCGGCAAGCTCTTCGCCCTCggcctcatcatcatcatgggCATCGTGCAGATCTGCAAAG GAACCTTCCGCGCGCCATCTTCATCTCCATCCCCCTGGTGACCTTCGTCTACGTCTTCGCCAACATAGCCTACGTCACGGCCATGAGCCCCCAGGAGCTGCTCGCCTCCAACGCCGTTGCCGTG ACGTTCGGGGAGAAGCTGATGGGCGTCATGTCGTGGATCATGCCCATCTCCGTGGCGCTCTCCACCTTCGGTGGTGTCAACGGTTCCCTCTTCACGTCGTCGCG GCTGTTCTTTGCCGGAGCCAGAGAGGGCCACCTCCCGAGCCTGCTGGCCATGATTCACGTGAAACGCTGCACCCCCATCCCCGCTCTGCTCTTCACC TGCCTGTCGACTCTGCTCATGCTGTGCACCAGTGACATGTACACCCTGATCAACTACGTGGGCTTCATCAACTACCTCTTCTACGGAGTCACAGTCGCCGGGCAGATCGTCATACGGATCAAACAGCCCAACATGCAGCAGCCAATCAAG ATCAGCCTGATCTGGCCTGTCATTTACCTCCTCTTCTGGGCCTTCCTGCTCATCTTCTCCCTGTACTCGGAGCCCGTGGTGTGCGGCATCGGCCTCGCCATCATGCTCACCGGCGTCCCCGTCTATTTCCTGGGAGTGTACTGGGAGAACAAGCCGCAGTGCTTCGACTCCTTCGTCG ATAAAATGACGTACTTGGGCCAGAAGATGTGCGTGGTGGTCTACCCGGCGGAGGAGAGCGGCGCCCGCGGGGACGAAGGAGAGGAAATGAAGGAGGTGACGTCTCCTCTGGCGCAGGAGGACGGCCACAAATCCGAAGACTGCTGA